In one window of Streptomyces sp. NBC_01224 DNA:
- a CDS encoding DUF488 domain-containing protein: MGSSSDVRVRRVYDPQEDGDGTRVLVDRLWPRGVAKDRAGIDKWLKDVTPSNELRAWYHEDRTGTRYDDFVDRYRAELADPAHTAAVGELVELVRAGGPVTLVTAVKDVPHSHVPVLVDHLEHELRHH; this comes from the coding sequence GTGGGCAGCAGCAGCGATGTGCGAGTACGCCGGGTGTACGACCCGCAGGAGGACGGCGACGGCACCCGCGTCCTCGTCGACCGGCTCTGGCCGCGCGGCGTGGCGAAGGACCGGGCCGGGATCGACAAGTGGCTCAAGGACGTCACCCCGTCGAACGAGCTGCGCGCCTGGTACCACGAGGACCGCACGGGCACCCGCTACGACGACTTCGTCGACCGCTACCGCGCCGAGCTGGCCGACCCCGCCCACACGGCGGCCGTCGGGGAGCTGGTGGAACTGGTCCGCGCGGGCGGCCCGGTGACGCTGGTCACGGCGGTCAAGGACGTACCGCACAGCCATGTCCCGGTCCTCGTCGACCATCTGGAACACGAGCTGCGCCATCACTGA
- a CDS encoding lanthionine synthetase C family protein, translated as MTTPDRTELRERAGQVSEQILDRLADPATTVAATRIPAEANDTGETEAIWAEMTLGSGSPGLAIAFSGATRPGADRTARAHGYLAAATSAAALGDTTPSGIFKGPGALAFAVLIAHRTTGGYVSALQRLDGYQRDLVRSALPAVPENSPLPTIGHYEVVRGMTGVGRYLLARAETCGEELETTLAYLTRLSLGEVEHRGHKVPRWWALDAPRIGSEDQLPDGHLNLGISHGVAGPLALLSLAWRQGIRVPDQREAIESSVELLTRWAVRDEHGLYWPPYLSLTEWLAGPDAFAAPAGRPAWCYGAPAVSRALQLAGLALGRADWAGTAKASVERLLTLTPDRWDIDDNALCHGWAGALHQLGRLNEHFGDGRIEEVRDRIAAPLVDAFDPELPFGYRFTMTKVPYGSDVSGYLDGAAGLALALDAYSAGGSPSDWDMPLLLA; from the coding sequence ATGACCACCCCCGACCGAACCGAACTGCGCGAGCGCGCCGGACAGGTCTCGGAGCAGATCCTCGACCGGCTGGCCGACCCCGCCACCACCGTGGCCGCGACCCGGATCCCGGCCGAGGCCAACGACACCGGCGAGACCGAGGCCATCTGGGCCGAGATGACCCTCGGCAGCGGCAGCCCCGGACTGGCCATCGCCTTCAGCGGCGCCACCCGTCCCGGCGCCGACCGCACCGCCCGCGCGCACGGGTACCTCGCGGCCGCCACCTCGGCCGCGGCCCTCGGGGACACCACCCCGAGCGGCATCTTCAAGGGGCCGGGGGCCCTCGCCTTCGCCGTCCTGATCGCCCACCGCACCACGGGTGGCTACGTCTCCGCGCTCCAGCGGCTCGACGGATACCAGCGGGACCTGGTCCGCAGCGCGCTGCCCGCCGTCCCGGAGAACTCCCCGCTGCCCACCATCGGGCACTACGAAGTGGTGCGCGGGATGACAGGGGTGGGCCGTTACCTGCTGGCCCGCGCCGAGACCTGCGGCGAGGAACTGGAGACCACACTCGCCTACCTGACCCGCCTCTCGCTGGGCGAGGTGGAGCATCGCGGCCACAAGGTGCCGCGGTGGTGGGCCCTGGACGCGCCCCGGATCGGCTCGGAGGACCAGCTGCCCGACGGCCACCTCAACCTCGGGATCTCGCACGGGGTCGCCGGGCCGCTCGCCCTGCTGTCGCTCGCCTGGCGGCAGGGCATCCGCGTACCGGACCAGCGGGAGGCCATCGAGTCGTCCGTCGAACTGCTCACCCGGTGGGCGGTGCGCGACGAGCACGGGCTGTACTGGCCCCCGTACCTGAGCCTCACCGAGTGGCTGGCCGGACCCGACGCCTTCGCCGCCCCCGCCGGACGGCCCGCCTGGTGCTACGGCGCCCCCGCGGTCTCCCGCGCGCTGCAACTGGCCGGGCTGGCGCTGGGCCGCGCGGACTGGGCCGGCACGGCGAAGGCGTCCGTGGAGCGGCTGCTGACGCTGACCCCGGACCGGTGGGACATCGACGACAACGCGCTGTGCCACGGCTGGGCGGGGGCCCTGCACCAGCTCGGGCGGCTCAACGAGCACTTCGGCGACGGCCGGATCGAAGAGGTCCGGGACCGGATCGCTGCCCCGCTGGTCGACGCCTTCGACCCGGAGCTGCCCTTCGGCTACCGCTTCACCATGACGAAGGTGCCGTACGGGTCGGACGTCTCCGGATACCTCGACGGGGCGGCGGGCCTGGCCTTGGCCCTCGACGCGTACTCCGCGGGGGGCTCCCCCTCGGACTGGGACATGCCGCTGCTGCTGGCCTGA
- a CDS encoding NAD(P)H-hydrate dehydratase has translation MRTAYSVQTVRAAERALMAKLPQGALMQRAAAGLAAACADVLRRRGRVYGSRVVLLVGSGDNGGDALYAGARLARRGAGVRAVLTSQGRAHEGGLAALLAAGGRVAEGGAATSAWGGHIDLVVDGITGIGGRGGLRAEAAELVRAFEATGAAFVAVDLPSGVEADTGEVLGDAVRADATVTFGTHKPGLLIDPAADLAGALHLVDIGLGPELPDVPDLEALQYADVAALLPAPSNESDKYRRGVVGIVAGSARYPGAAVLAVSGALRGGAGAVRYVGPGAGAVIACHPETLVHAGPPSKAGRVQAWVVGPGLGDGTEAVEAVRGVLAADVPVLVDADGLRLLDATAVRSRTAPTVLTPHAGEAAALLGVPREEVETGRLAAVRELAARYRATVLLKGSTTLVATDTADTPVRVNPTGTSWLATAGSGDVLSGLTGSLLAAGLAPRDAASVGAYLHGLAARHASNGAPVAAQDVAEAIAAAWRDVRG, from the coding sequence ATGCGTACTGCGTACAGCGTTCAGACCGTAAGGGCCGCCGAGCGGGCCCTGATGGCCAAGCTGCCCCAGGGCGCCCTGATGCAGCGCGCCGCGGCGGGACTCGCGGCGGCCTGCGCCGATGTGCTGCGGCGGCGCGGCCGGGTGTACGGGTCCCGGGTCGTCCTGCTCGTCGGCAGCGGCGACAACGGGGGCGACGCGCTGTACGCGGGCGCCCGGCTGGCCCGCCGCGGCGCGGGCGTGCGCGCCGTGCTCACCTCCCAGGGGCGCGCCCATGAGGGCGGGCTCGCGGCGCTGCTCGCGGCGGGCGGGCGCGTGGCGGAGGGGGGCGCGGCGACGAGCGCCTGGGGCGGGCACATCGATCTCGTCGTGGACGGGATCACCGGCATCGGCGGGCGCGGCGGGCTGCGCGCGGAGGCCGCCGAGCTGGTGCGGGCCTTCGAGGCGACCGGTGCGGCCTTCGTCGCCGTCGATCTGCCCAGCGGGGTCGAGGCCGACACCGGTGAGGTGCTCGGCGACGCCGTGCGCGCCGACGCGACCGTCACCTTCGGTACGCACAAGCCGGGGCTGCTCATCGACCCGGCCGCCGACCTGGCGGGCGCCCTGCACCTCGTCGACATCGGGCTCGGGCCCGAGCTGCCCGACGTACCCGACCTGGAGGCCTTGCAGTACGCGGACGTCGCCGCACTCCTGCCGGCTCCCAGCAACGAGAGCGACAAGTACCGGCGTGGTGTCGTCGGCATCGTTGCCGGGTCGGCGCGGTACCCGGGGGCGGCGGTGCTGGCCGTCTCCGGGGCGCTGCGGGGCGGTGCCGGAGCCGTGCGGTACGTCGGGCCCGGGGCCGGCGCGGTGATCGCCTGCCATCCGGAGACGCTGGTCCACGCGGGGCCGCCGTCGAAGGCCGGGCGGGTGCAGGCATGGGTCGTCGGGCCCGGGCTCGGTGACGGTACGGAGGCCGTCGAGGCGGTCCGTGGCGTGCTGGCCGCGGACGTTCCGGTGCTCGTCGACGCGGACGGGTTGCGGCTGCTCGACGCCACCGCCGTACGCTCGCGCACCGCGCCGACCGTCCTCACCCCGCACGCCGGTGAGGCCGCGGCCCTGCTCGGCGTCCCGCGCGAGGAGGTCGAGACGGGGCGGCTCGCCGCCGTACGGGAACTGGCCGCCCGCTACCGCGCCACGGTCCTGCTCAAGGGGTCGACGACCCTGGTCGCCACCGACACCGCAGACACTCCCGTACGGGTCAACCCGACCGGCACCTCCTGGCTGGCCACGGCCGGCAGCGGCGACGTCCTCTCCGGCCTGACCGGCTCCCTGCTGGCTGCGGGCCTCGCCCCGCGCGACGCCGCGTCCGTCGGTGCGTATCTGCACGGCCTGGCCGCCCGCCACGCCTCGAACGGCGCTCCCGTCGCCGCGCAGGACGTCGCCGAGGCGATTGCGGCGGCGTGGCGGGACGTACGGGGCTGA
- the glmS gene encoding glutamine--fructose-6-phosphate transaminase (isomerizing) has product MCGIVGYVGGQSAQDVVVAGLKRLEYRGYDSAGIAVLADGGLAAAKKAGKLVNLEKTLAEAPLPAGTTGIGHTRWATHGAPTDANAHPHLDNAGRVAVVHNGIIENFAVLRAELAERGHDLASETDTEVVAHLLAEAFSSCADLAEAMRQVCRQLEGAFTLVAVHADAPDAVVGARRNSPLVVGVGEDESFLASDVAAFIAHTRSAIELGQDQVVELRREGVTVTDFDGRPAEVRKYHVDWDVSAAEKGGHDYFMLKEIAEQPKAVADTLLGRIDGAGRLHLDEVRITPRELREVDKVVIVACGTAFHAGMIAKYAIEHWTRIPCETELASEFRYRDPILDHRTLVVAISQSGETMDTLMALRHAREQGAKVLAICNTNGSTIPRESDAVLYTHAGPEVAVASTKAFLTQLVACYLVALYLGQICGTKWGDEIRTVIRQLSEISGAVERVLATMEPVRALARSLADHDTVLFLGRHVGYPVALEGALKLKELAYMHAEGFAAGELKHGPIALIEDDLPVVVVVPSPRGRSVLHDKIVSNIQEIRARGARTIVIAEEGDEAVVPYADHLIRIPVTPTLLQPLVSTVPLQVFACELATARGNDVDQPRNLAKSVTVE; this is encoded by the coding sequence ATGTGCGGAATCGTCGGATACGTCGGTGGTCAGTCGGCGCAGGACGTCGTCGTCGCGGGTCTCAAGCGCCTCGAATACCGGGGCTACGACTCGGCGGGAATCGCCGTCCTGGCGGACGGCGGGCTGGCTGCCGCCAAGAAGGCCGGGAAGCTCGTCAATCTGGAGAAGACGCTGGCCGAGGCGCCGCTCCCGGCCGGGACCACCGGGATCGGGCACACCCGCTGGGCCACTCACGGCGCTCCCACCGACGCCAATGCCCACCCGCACCTCGACAATGCGGGCCGCGTCGCCGTCGTGCACAACGGGATCATCGAGAACTTCGCCGTCCTGCGCGCCGAACTCGCCGAGCGGGGCCACGATCTGGCCTCCGAGACCGACACCGAGGTCGTCGCCCATCTCCTCGCCGAGGCGTTCTCGTCCTGTGCGGACCTGGCGGAGGCGATGCGGCAGGTCTGCCGGCAGCTGGAGGGCGCCTTCACCCTCGTCGCCGTGCACGCGGACGCGCCCGACGCGGTGGTCGGGGCCCGGCGCAACTCGCCGCTCGTGGTGGGGGTGGGGGAGGACGAGTCGTTCCTGGCCTCCGACGTGGCCGCGTTCATCGCGCACACCCGCTCCGCGATCGAGCTGGGGCAGGACCAGGTGGTGGAGCTGCGCCGGGAAGGTGTCACCGTCACCGACTTCGACGGGCGGCCCGCCGAGGTCCGTAAGTACCACGTGGACTGGGACGTCTCCGCCGCCGAGAAGGGCGGCCACGACTACTTCATGCTCAAGGAGATCGCCGAACAGCCCAAGGCCGTCGCCGACACGCTCCTCGGGCGGATCGACGGCGCGGGCCGGCTCCACCTCGACGAGGTACGGATCACGCCCCGCGAGCTCCGGGAGGTCGACAAGGTCGTCATCGTCGCCTGCGGTACCGCGTTCCACGCAGGGATGATCGCCAAGTACGCCATCGAGCACTGGACCAGGATTCCCTGCGAGACCGAGCTGGCCAGCGAGTTCCGCTACCGCGACCCGATCCTCGACCACCGCACCCTCGTCGTCGCGATCTCCCAGTCCGGCGAGACGATGGACACTCTGATGGCCCTGCGGCACGCCCGCGAACAGGGTGCGAAGGTCCTCGCCATCTGCAACACGAACGGCTCCACCATCCCGCGGGAGTCCGACGCCGTGCTCTACACGCACGCCGGGCCCGAAGTCGCCGTCGCCTCCACCAAGGCGTTTCTCACCCAGCTCGTCGCCTGCTACCTGGTCGCGCTGTATCTCGGACAGATCTGCGGTACGAAGTGGGGCGACGAGATCCGGACCGTCATCCGCCAGCTCTCCGAGATCTCCGGGGCGGTCGAACGGGTCCTTGCGACCATGGAACCCGTACGCGCACTCGCCCGCTCCCTCGCCGACCACGACACCGTGCTCTTCCTGGGCCGCCATGTCGGCTATCCCGTAGCCCTGGAAGGCGCGTTGAAGCTCAAGGAACTCGCGTACATGCACGCCGAGGGCTTCGCCGCCGGTGAGCTCAAACACGGGCCGATCGCGCTCATCGAGGACGATCTGCCGGTCGTCGTGGTCGTGCCCTCACCGCGCGGCCGGTCGGTGCTGCACGACAAGATCGTGTCGAACATCCAGGAGATCCGGGCCCGCGGCGCCCGCACCATCGTCATCGCCGAGGAGGGGGACGAGGCGGTCGTCCCGTACGCCGACCATCTGATCCGGATTCCCGTTACGCCTACGCTGCTTCAGCCGCTGGTGTCGACCGTGCCGCTGCAGGTGTTCGCCTGCGAACTGGCGACGGCCCGCGGCAACGACGTGGACCAGCCGCGCAATCTGGCGAAGTCCGTGACCGTGGAGTAG
- a CDS encoding holo-ACP synthase, translating to MIIGVGIDVAEIERFDAALERTPQMADRLFLKSELLLPSGERRGIASLAARFAAKEALAKALGAPSGLLWTDAEVYVEDSGQPRLRVIGTVAARAAELGVRHWHVSLSHDAGVASAVVIAEG from the coding sequence GTGATCATCGGGGTCGGGATCGATGTGGCGGAGATCGAACGGTTCGACGCGGCGCTGGAGCGTACGCCGCAGATGGCCGACCGGCTCTTCCTGAAGAGTGAGTTGCTGCTGCCCAGCGGCGAGCGGCGCGGTATCGCCTCGCTCGCCGCGCGGTTCGCCGCGAAGGAAGCCCTCGCGAAGGCGCTCGGCGCACCGAGCGGCCTGCTCTGGACGGACGCCGAGGTGTACGTCGAGGACAGCGGGCAGCCCCGGCTGCGGGTGATCGGCACGGTCGCCGCACGCGCGGCCGAGCTGGGCGTACGGCACTGGCATGTGTCGCTCAGCCACGACGCGGGGGTGGCATCGGCCGTGGTGATCGCGGAGGGTTGA
- the alr gene encoding alanine racemase: MNETASLRARAEIDLAALRANVRVLRARAAGAQLMAVVKSDAYGHGAVPCARAALEAGATWLGTATPQEALALRAAGLGGRVMCWLWTPGGPWREAIEADIDVSVSGMWALREVVAAATEAGIPARVQLKADTGLGRNGCQPADWPELVAAARTAEDAGTVRITGLWSHFACADEPGHPSIAAQLNVFRDMVAYAEKEGVDPEVRHIANSPATLTIPEAHFDLVRTGIAMYGISPSPELGTPADFGLRPVMTLVASVALVKQVPAGHGVSYGHHYTTTAATTLGLVPVGYADGIPRHASGRAPVLVGGARRRIAGRVAMDQFVVDLDGDEIEVGSEAVLFGPGDRGEPSAEDWAQACDTIAYEIVTRIGSRVPRVHLNGTPAGS, translated from the coding sequence ATGAACGAGACAGCGTCCTTGAGAGCCCGTGCCGAGATCGACCTCGCCGCATTGCGCGCCAACGTGCGTGTGCTGCGCGCGCGGGCGGCCGGCGCGCAACTCATGGCCGTCGTCAAATCCGATGCGTACGGGCACGGGGCGGTGCCCTGCGCCCGGGCCGCGCTGGAGGCCGGGGCGACCTGGCTGGGCACCGCGACGCCGCAGGAGGCGCTCGCCCTGCGGGCGGCCGGGCTCGGCGGCCGGGTGATGTGCTGGCTGTGGACGCCGGGCGGCCCCTGGCGCGAGGCGATCGAGGCCGACATCGATGTGTCGGTGAGCGGGATGTGGGCCCTGCGCGAGGTCGTCGCCGCGGCCACGGAAGCCGGTATTCCGGCCCGTGTCCAGCTCAAGGCCGACACCGGCCTCGGGCGCAACGGCTGCCAGCCCGCCGACTGGCCGGAGCTGGTCGCTGCCGCCCGCACCGCCGAGGACGCGGGCACTGTCAGGATCACCGGCCTCTGGTCCCACTTCGCCTGCGCCGACGAGCCCGGCCACCCCTCCATCGCCGCCCAGCTGAACGTGTTCCGGGACATGGTCGCGTACGCCGAGAAGGAGGGCGTCGACCCCGAGGTGCGCCACATCGCCAACTCCCCGGCGACGCTGACGATCCCCGAGGCGCACTTCGATCTCGTACGGACCGGGATCGCGATGTACGGCATCTCGCCCAGCCCCGAGCTGGGCACCCCGGCCGACTTCGGGCTGCGCCCCGTCATGACGCTCGTCGCGTCGGTCGCCCTGGTCAAGCAGGTGCCGGCCGGTCACGGGGTCAGTTACGGACACCACTACACGACGACCGCCGCGACCACCCTGGGCCTGGTGCCGGTCGGTTACGCGGACGGCATTCCGCGCCATGCCTCCGGCCGTGCACCCGTCCTGGTCGGCGGTGCGCGGCGGCGGATCGCGGGCCGGGTGGCCATGGACCAGTTCGTCGTCGACCTCGACGGGGACGAGATCGAGGTGGGCAGCGAGGCGGTGCTCTTCGGCCCGGGGGACCGGGGCGAGCCGAGCGCCGAGGACTGGGCGCAGGCCTGCGACACGATCGCGTACGAGATCGTCACCCGGATCGGCAGCCGTGTGCCGCGCGTCCATCTGAATGGAACCCCGGCCGGGTCCTGA